Proteins from one Microbacterium faecale genomic window:
- a CDS encoding DUF4260 domain-containing protein, translating to MSDQKPQRRAVGWQRLENALVASAIVVAMIAWGQPWWILLAAFLAFDISALGYVINERVGAFCYNLVHNYAAPAALITVWAGLQLGGVSLDWIAVVAASWGFHVAVDRALGFGLKLGPFGHTHLGILGTTAGSRKPSSEARKTSAGGG from the coding sequence ATGTCGGACCAGAAGCCACAGCGCCGCGCAGTCGGCTGGCAGAGACTGGAGAACGCGCTTGTCGCGAGCGCAATCGTCGTCGCCATGATCGCGTGGGGCCAGCCCTGGTGGATCCTGCTGGCCGCCTTCCTCGCCTTCGACATCTCGGCGCTGGGATACGTGATCAACGAGCGGGTGGGCGCGTTCTGCTACAACCTGGTCCACAACTACGCCGCGCCGGCCGCGCTGATCACAGTGTGGGCGGGGCTGCAGCTCGGCGGCGTCAGTCTCGACTGGATCGCGGTCGTCGCCGCGAGTTGGGGCTTCCACGTCGCCGTCGACCGCGCCTTGGGCTTCGGGCTGAAGCTCGGCCCGTTCGGTCACACCCACCTGGGGATCCTCGGCACGACTGCGGGGTCGCGGAAACCCTCGTCAGAGGCTCGGAAGACATCAGCCGGCGGCGGCTGA